From Ignavibacterium sp.:
TCAACATTTCAGCAAGTTTAATGTTGTTGGCTGAAAGAATTTTTTTAATCCTCTTATGCGAATTAAGTTTTACTTTTATTTCAAGATTGCGCGCCATTTGGTTTCCTGTAAATTTGTAAAAACTCTCTTCCTTTTCTTGGTTTAATTGAATTTATTTTATCGGTCGAAATAATCAACTCAAGTTTTTCAGAGAAAAAATTTGTTGCTTCATTAACATCAACGGCAAAAGGTGGACCGCCAACTCTGTTTTCAACCGGAAAAAGAATAATTGCGAATAAACCTTCCGGCTTAAGCAACTGCGAAATTTTATCAGCATATTCTTTTCTTCTGGCTGGATCAATAGCACAGTAAGTAACATAATCAAAAATAATTTCAAATGAATTCAAGAAAGAAGTATTAAGATTAAAGAAATCTTCGACCAAAAAATTAACACTGACTTTCTCTTTTCCGGCAAGTGTTTTTGCAAACTCAATTGCCGTATCTGAAAAGTCAAGCGCAGTTACATTGAATCCTTTTTTCGCTGCTTCAATTGCATCATAACCATATCCGCAACCAACAACTAACATTTTCTTCTTATTCAAAAAATATTCTGAATTAAGCAAATCAATAAAAGCCGGAGTCGGAGTTCTTAAATCCCACGCTACAGTATTGTTCCTGTAAAGCTCTTCCCAGAAATCGCTTTTATTTACATCGTTCATATAAAAAGAATATAAAATTATACATTGTTATTTTTAGCCGGATAAGTATTTTTCGAGCAGAAATAAATAAGCTGTTATCATGAAAAAAATATTTTTTATTCTTGGTTTAATATTAGTTATTCCGTTGACAAATTTAAATGCTCAGCGAATAGGAAAACTTGCACCTGAAAAAGAACCTGAAATTTATCCTGATAATGCCTGGGGAATTGATATAATGTTTGGTGAATCGGGATTTGGATTAGGCACTTTTCTTAGAAGACAAATCGGTGGGAACCTGACTGCATTTGCAGACTTATCATTTGCAGAAGCAAAGGATGAAAGAGAGATTGAATACATTGATTACTTTGGACAAACTTTTGTAATCGGAAAAAAGAATCGTGTTTTTCAGCTTCCACTTATTTTGGGCTTGCAATACAGATTATTCAAAGGAGATATTGAAGATAATCTGAGACCTTATGTCAGTGCAGGAGTGGGACCAACACTTGTAATTACAACTCCTTATGAAGAAGAATTTTTCAGTGCATTTGGAAATGCCCAATCCAAATTTGCACTTGGAGGATATGTTGGCATTGGTGCAAACTTCGGAATTGATAAATCAAGTTTAGTGGGAATTAATGTAAGATATTTCAGAGTTCAGTTTTTTGATGATGGAGTTGAAAGTCTCTTTGGAAGATTCAAAGATAACTTAAGCGGATTCTTCATCGCACTAAATCTTGGGTTGATGTATTGAAAAATTTTTTTATTGAGCATAATGTTACTTCTTAACATTAAAAAGATGGAATTTAAACCGCAGATTTTTATTAATAATTAAAACCAATCGGCAAGATTCTTACACTTCGAAAAATTAATAATTTACAGAATAAACATTGTTAAAATAATCTGTTTCCTTTGCTATATTCTCCAGAGTGGAATGAAAGTTCACCTGAAATTTAATATGTGATGAACTGCGCGGGACCCTTTTTGTAAACTCAAATTCAATTACTTCATCAGGCAAAATTCTTACCGGATCGGGTTCAAATAGTTTGAAACTGGTAAATTTATTTAACTTAAAATCCTCTTCCGAACTTGTACTTGCGACATACAATGATGAATTAAATGGCTCCCTACCAATATTCTTTATTCTGAGTATTATGTAAAGCATTTTATAAGGTGTTTGTACAGGCATACCTGTTTGATCGTGGCCATCTTCATATCTGACAGAAACAACAGCACTTTGGATAATTAAATCCGGTCCGGTTGAATAACTAATGTTTTTATAAGAGCAACTGAAGATGAAAATAATTAATATGAAAGTAAAAATTTTATTCAGCATAAATTTATTTTTTTACTATCAGTTTAGAAGAGCATACAGAAATAATAAATTTCATCATTTCAAAAGATATTTATAGTTGAATAAGCTAATTAAAAGTTTTTATTACGATATTCAAACTAATGATTATAACGGTTTATAAGAACCTTTAATAAAAAAACTATTTCCAGGTAAAGTCAGAAAATTCTTTAAAGTGTCATAAATTGCCTGATACTTATATTCGCTTAAATTATTTGGAATATTCCTCCCAAAGGGTTCTATTACCGGAAAAATAATTTCTTGAGTTTGCGGGATAAAAGTTAAATTTATTCGATAATCAAATTTTCCATCTGGCTTTGTTTCGAATCTTTCATTCAGTTTATCAAATCCGAATAATTCTAATAACCTCACATTCCCAATTGAATTAGTTTCAGTTCCATCTGCTTTTTTGAGAAAAATATCAAGTTCTAAATCAGAAATTGTTCCAATAAATGGTTTAATCTGATAATGATTTTTCATTTTCAGTTTCCAGGCAGATTCCATTCTTGGATTCAGGTTTCTTGGTTTAACAAGTTTTAATACTCCTACTGAATCGGAATTATTAATTAGATCTGCAAAAAATTCTCCATATGCCAAATCATCCGCAACTGAAGGATCTGTATTGTCAATTTTATAAGCAACTGCAACCAGATCATTTTCATTTATTGGAATTAAAAATTTTAAAGAACCTGTACACTGATTAAATAAATAATCTCTTCCAACACTGAGAAGTTTAAATTTTCCTGTTTCAATCTCACCGGGAATAATCTCAGACAGGTTTCTTAAAGAATCGGAATATCTGCGCCAAACCGCCCTCGGTGGAAGGTTAATACGTGCGCTTGCCAAAAATCCATTTTCGCCTACTCGCTCTACTGTTTTATAAACTTCAATTTCACTAATGAAATATTTTGCTTGAACGATTGGGGTTAAATTACCATAATATAAATTATATAAATTGAGTCCAGGACTTGTATCAGTATAAACTTCATCAACAAAAAAATTATCCTCAGAGTAATCCAGAAAACTGATTTCAAATGACACCCTGTTTTCATCTGTTGTTGAAACCAGGTTGCATTCTTTATCGTTACAACTTATTAAGAAAGCAAAAACGACAATTGAGAAAATAATTTTTAATCTCATAAAACACCTTATAATTTTTGTTAACTAACTAAAAATTATCAGAAATTGCTAATATCTATGTTTAGCAATTCTTTTTTTATAAGTATTAAAATCATCAGTAATCAAATATGTGTCAAGGAAAATGTTCAAGTATCAGCTAATTTATGCCTATAGAGTTGTCCCTAACAAAAAGAAAAACCAGAACGCATTGTAAAGGTTTTGCCGTAGGTACTTTCCGTTAGCAAAGGGATTGGGTTAGCAAAGCATCAAAAACAAACCTGCCTGCCGCAGGCAGGTTAATTAATTAGTCCATTAACTGACGGAGAACACTTAGAACAAAATGCCAAACAAAAACTAAACGCCAATAATTATAAATGCGCCAAACCAAAATGGCGGTCGGCGTTGAGGCGCTGGATATTTCCAAAAAGTTTTTAACTTTTCTTATAACAACTTTTTGGAGGTCCTATGTTTTACTCTGGTATCGACCAGCATAAACTCTTCTCTTACATTACTACCGTTGATTCTGACGGTAAAATTATTAAAGAAGCCAAACTAAACAATAACAGCTTCGAAATTCTTAACTACTTCTCATCTCTCGGTATAATCAGCATATTGCAACCGTTGAGACTACCGGTGGAAGGTACTGGATCAATGAACTGCTTTCTTCTTAAGGCATTGATCTCAAACTCGCTCACGCCAAGTACGTAAAAGCCATTGCTTATGCTAAAGTTAAAACCGATAAAGTTGATTCCCACATCCTGGCTCAACTGCTTCGTCTTAATTTTATACCTGAAGCTTACAAAATATCCGATGATATCCGTACTCTTCGGGATACTCTAAGAGCCAGACTAAGACTTTCCGTAAAAAGAACAAGCTGCATTAACTTTATGCACCGAATGCTTGAGAAGTTTAACATTACTGATCCTTCATCGCTCAATGATTTCTAAAAGCTTCAGTATCAGCAGTTTGATATCCAGGCTAAATTACTTAAAGAACAAATGCTTACTTTGGAAAAATCTCTTTATTCATCTCTAATTCCTAACGAAGACATTCAACGTCTGCTCTGGATTCCCGGCATCGGGAAAATGAATGCCTTTACTATCCTTTTAGAAGTTGGTGACATTAACCGTTTTCAGTCAGAGAAAAATTTCTTCTCTTACTGCCGGCTTACTCCTTCTGCCCGCAATTCCGGCGGCAGAGTAAAACAAAAATCTTCTTCTAAAGATGGTAACAAATATCTCAAAATTGTTTTCTCCGATGCCGCAGTGCACGCCCTACAATATTATCCCGTGATTAGACGATACCATAACTCTAAACTCAGAAAGAAGAAAAAACAGGTTGCTAAAGCTATCATCTCCAAAGAAATTGCTCGTATAGTCTATTACGTTCTCAAATATAAAACTGACTTCAATAACAAATTCAAAGGTGTTGACCTAGAACAAAAGAAATCTGTTCAATGGCCGCGCATTACAAGCCCCGACGTCTAACTAGTAGCTCGTTAGCAGACTCTTTGCGCTGGAATGGGAAGTAATGCGCCAGCCTTTTATATATCTGGGATAATTTTTAAGCCCCTTAAGCGGTTTGGCTGCCATTGTTTTTTCTGTTGCAGTCCATTTGATATCACGAAGGCTATGATTGTTAAGTATTTCAAAGAACTTTTTTAGACTTATGTCCCTTTAAATTTTTACGCCCTATTGCCTGCCCCTTTGGGGACTTTTTACTTTTTTAAGCGGTTAGGCATTTTATCGTAGCAAAACCATTTTTTTACTTTGTTTGAATCCATCAACCCTAATTTGATATAAATATATTCCGCTTACCAAATTATACGAATCAAAGGCAATTGAATGTAACCCTTTTGTTTGGTATTTATTCAATAACTCTACCACTTTTTCACCAAGTAGATTAAAGATTTCAATAATTACTTGTCCCGAAGTTTCTAAATTATATTCTATTGTTGTTCTTGAATTGAATGGATTAGGATAATTTTGAAAAAGGATAAAAGATTTTAAAAAATCGTTTTGTTCATTATCATCAATATCGTTAATTGATCTATTACCTGTATTTAAAATTGTTCCATACAATCCAACCACCCAACCTAAGGTATCAGAAACAAAATAACAGGAAAGTAATGGTTCCTCAAATATCAGTGGTTGATAATTCCAGGAATTCCCTCCATCTGATGTATGTAACATTGTTCCCCCGCCTCCTACTATCCACCCATTTATTTCTGACGTAAAAAAAACAGATTCATACCACTGAGCTTGTGGTGTATACTGTGCAAACCAATTTGCGCCTGCGTTAGTAGTTTTCCTAATGGTACCACCTTGACCAATTGCCCAACCTATTTGAGATGATACAAAAAAAACATTCCGTAAATTATTTGATGTATTACTGTTTTGAATAATCCAATTCTCTCCTCCATCTGTAGTGTTTAAAATGATTCCATTTTGGCCAACACACCATACAACCTCAGAATTTAGAACATACATACCAAATAAAATTTCAGAAATAGGAGTGTCTTGAATTTCCCAAGTTGTTCCTCCATTTGTTGTATGCAATATTATACCATTTTCTCCGGCAGCCCAACCGAAATTTTGATCGGAAAACTCGACAGCATGAATCCAAGTGTTAACATTTGTAATTTGTTGAAACCATGACTCTCCACCATCAGTTGTTTTATAGATTTTTCCATTTCTTCCTGAAACCCACCCATTTTGACTATCTATGAAACAACCATCACTTAGCCATAATCCTGGTTCTATCAAATAGGAATACCAGTTTTCACCTCCATTGGTTGTTTTATAAATTGATCCATCGGAAGTAACAATCCAACCGATCTCAGAAGATATAAAACTAACCCATTCATTTCGCGCAAATGATAAATTCGAGTAAAGTTCAGTCCAATTATTGCCTCCATTCGTTGTAGATGCAATAAATCCTCCAACGCCCACCGCCCATCCATTATTTTCATCTGAAAAATCTATTTTAAAAATATTAGCATTAGTTGGTATAAAGCGATTTATCCAACTCAGACCTCCATCGGTTGTTAAGTAAACCTCCCCTCCAATTGAACCTATCCAACCAATTGATTCTGTAAGAAATTTTAGACAAAATATTGGCGAAGTTGTTGGACTCGAACTTTCTATCCAATTTAATCCACCGTCATTTGTTTTAAATATTTTACCATAACTTCCAACTAGCCACCCATTAGATTCATTTAGAAATTGAACGTCGTATAGCGTTCCATAAAAAGAAGGGACATTCTGAACTGTCCAGACATTACCACCATCAGAAGTTGTCACAACAGTACCATTATCTCCGACAGCCCAGCCATATGTTGATGACACAAAATAAATTCTTTCGAGCCAATAATTAACATTTGAATTTTGATAAAGCCAAATATTTCCAGAATTCGTCGTGTGATAAATTGCACCTCCTCCGCCACAAACCCAGCCTTCATTTTCATTAACAAAATAACAGCCAGTTAAAGCTGGTCCTCCTGTTGAGTATTGTTGAATCCATGTCTCTCCAAAATCGGTAGATTTTAATATTCGACCATCCGATCTTGTTGCCCAACCCATACCTTCGGGAAGGAAACTTAATGACCATATTGTCTTTGTATATGGGGTGGTTTGATAACCACCAACTGAATGTTTTATTTCCCAATCATTTCCGGCGTTCGTACTATAAATAATTGTTCCAGCAGATCCTCCTGAGATTACTCTTTGTGGTTCAAATACATGAACATCATATAAGTGATTCCCTTGTGGTTTTGGATTTTGCCAATTCCAAGATATTGGATTTGTTTGACTGGAAAGAAAATTTGTAAAAAACAAATACCAAGAGAGTGTAAAAACTATTATTCGCAATACTTTGACCAATTATGGATTACTTTTTTTATAAATGCCTAACGTTTTGGCTAACTTGCCGCAGGTTTGCGGGACACAGATTTTAAATAACCAAAAATTCTTCATGCGGTTTTCCAACCTTGAAAAACCGCACAGCCCCTGCGGTCAAGTTGAGCCAATTGTTATGCATCTTCTAAACATATTGTTCTAACTCTATGAATTTCTTTAGTTCCTTGAATAGGAAAGGAAAACCAATATCTATCATTTAAACCACCACAAACAATGTCGATTAAGTTGGAGATAAAATAAGAAAAAGAAAGGTCAGTTATTTCATAGATATTGTAAAAATCACTATTGCAGTTAGTAACTGGTGGTTGAAGTCGAGTGGCATCTTGGCTTCTCCATTTGCGAATGAAATAGTCTTTACCTAATGAGATATGATTTACATTTTTGGCTGATTGATTTAGATTCTCATCAATTATTTGAGATTCAATATTACCACTAAACTCAAATGCAAAGATGCCAAGAAATAATTTTCTGTTTGCAAAATTGTTATTGATAGGTTGAATTGTTTCGTCAAATTGCTGAATTACGTTCTGAAAAGTATTGTTTCCAGATCCGATATTTGATTTTACTTCAATTATGCCTTTTACGTTTTCCGTTGTTGTTATTATAAAATCACCTTCTGAAAAAAGCACAGGATAATCATTCTCATAGATAATAATATCAATTTGCTTACTGATTCTGTGCTGATCATTTGAACTAATTATAAAACCCGTTCCTACAGAGATATTTTTGGGAAGGAATTTACGCAATATGTTTTTTAGTATGGCTTCTTTATATCTGCCTTCTTCTCCCCAATGGTGATTGCCTATTAAATTTCGGACACGATTTCTTACGACATTAAGTTCTTCAGTGACAGATTCTTGGAACTTTTTTGCATCCATTGTTATTCCATTTCATTTAACTGCATAACTATTATTTAACCCGCCAAAATTCCGTATAGTATGCATGGCGGTTCTGCATATTATATTCTTTTCTATTCTTATAAAATTCTATGTTTTCAAACATTTTCTTCTTAAAATTCCACATAGTCTGCACACTATTAAGAATATTATCAAGCGGACTCCTTACTCCCTTAAATTTATTCATAACGTGAGTATAAACCATAGTTGTTCTTACAGATTTATGTCCAAGCAATTCTTGTATTGCTCTTATGTCTTTTCCCATTTCATTGGGATGTCTTTTATTGTTGAAAAGAATAAATCTCTTTATCCAACTGATATATGCTTCTTCAGTTTTTCGGCTGTAGTGGTTTACTCTAAGGTGTATCCTAACCTGATCAAGGAGTTTAGGGTTGGTTACCTGTTTTTCAGAAGTTAGAAGATGTGATGCACTATTTAGCTTTCCACCATTCAATTTGAATTTTCTCTTTTGTGCTGTTGAAACCTAAAAAATTAATTTTAATCAGTCAAGTATTATGAAAAAAATTTTTTATTTGTCAGATGTAAAATGACAAACACCAAACATTAGTGCTTTCTAATAAAATCAAATCCTGTAGGAAGGATTTATCCTGTCACTAAAACATACGAAGGCAAACATTCATCAACTCTAAATTAAACCTTCTCATTACTAAAAATCAGGAATTCCGGAATGACAAATTGATTTATTCATTGATACTTCTAATTGTGCCGGCATTTATGCCGGTGAAAATATAATCCCGGAAATTACTCCGGGCTTTAGCCCAATCAATAAAAGTAATTGGACTAAAGTTTTATGCTTATCGTGATGAAAGATTTCTCCCCCGACAAGTCGGAGTCGAAATGACAATTGATCAATTTCTAATTTTCACTAAAGAAAGCAGACATTCATTCAAAAATAAAGGTTAAGCTTCCAGGTAAATCTGGAATTGGGAATGACAAATTGATTCATTCATTGATACTTCTAATTGCGCCGGCATTTTTGCCGGTGAGAATAAATCCCAGAAAATACTCCGTGCTTTAGCCCAATCAATAAAAGTATTTGGACTAAAGTCCATATTATTAGAGTTTACTTTTTCCACGCTCTGAAGAGCGTGGCAATTAAATTTATTATAATTTTTTTTCGTCTTTACCTACCGAAGGTAAGAATTCATCTACCAAAGGCAGTCATTCATCAGGTTTTATGCTGATTGTGCTGAAGGATTTCTCCCCCGACAGGTCGGGGTCGAAATGACAATTTTTAAATGTTAACTATAGAAAGTAAGCATTTATTCAAAAAAAAATATTTCTTTCAATTCTGATGTACTTTTAATAAGAAAAGTTTGAGGCCAACAAAAAGTAGAATAAAGTTTTAATTGGTTAGTATTAAAATGAATAGCTTACTCCAAGCATAAACACTGCACCGTTTACGCCAACTTTGGAGTCGAATGTATCCTGGAGAATTGTTATTGTGTTTCCATTGTAATTAACTGTTGTACTGTTGTATTTGCTTTTAACTTTTACTTCGGGTGCACGGAATTTCAGTTGTAATCTGATACCGATATTTTCTTTAACAAGATATTCCATTCCGGTACTAACCTGAATTCCGAGTACTGGTTTTGTTTCAAGATTTGAAATATCTGTATCACCAAATTTTCTTGTATGTGTGGCGTAATAGAATCCTATTCCGCCAGCCATATTAAACTTAAATGATTCAGTTGAAAATGGAAGGATATTATAAACAGATAATTCTATCGGAATGAATGTAAAGCCATCTTCACTTTCAAGCTGAATAATTTGACTTCCGGCTAATACAGTCAGTAAATTTCCTCTTTGACTTTTTCTCCCGTACTCGGTACTAAGTCCAATCACAACTGCATCGCTGATTTTATATCTTAACTCGATTCCGGGAGAAATTATATCCTTCAGTTCAAATGATTGATTTCGTAAAAAGATATCGCTTGAGTTTGGGTTAAGGAATAATTGTGCAGAAGTAATGTAAACAGAACCAACACTAATACTATAATCGTGATTCTGATATTGACTGAAAGCAGAGCCTGCTCCAAAAATCAATACTAAAAAAATTTTCGGAATTAGTTTATTCATTACATGCAATCTTTGAATTTTGTTTAAAATAAAAAAACCCCCGAATACTACCCGGAGTATCGGGGGCTAAAATCATAAGAATATTAATATCCGAAGAATATATATCTGTTATCTACAATCTTTGCATCCTTTTTCATCTGTTCAAGCCATTCGTTTATAAATCTTGCTTTCTTCTCATTAAGCAACTGCATCTTTATTGTAGCTGCCTGAGCAGAATAACTGTCCTTATCAAAAGGAGTTTTCTTAGTAAGTTTCATAATGTAATAACCACGCATTCCCTTGAATGGCTCGGTTGTTTTACCTACTTCGAGTGATTGTGCTTTATTAATGAAAGCATAATCTCTTCCGAGATTAGGAATTGTTCCTTGTGCAGTAAATGGTCCGGTTTGCTGAATGGTTAAATCAGGACGAATCTGTGGCACTTTATAAATATCTCCACCAGCTTTTGAGTAAACTTCTTTTGCAGTCTTTTCAAGTTTCTCAAATTTCTTTTCTCTGATTACTGCCGGTTTCATAGAAACTTTTACTTCGTCAAAAGGAGTAAATCTTTCACCCAAAGCTTCAGCAATTCTTACAACTACATAACCACTCGGAGTTTTAAATGGCGGACTAACTGTATTTACACTGTTTTCAAAAGAATATTTTACTAATTGTTTATTGGGACCAATTGCAGGAACTGAAACGGATTGTTCGCTGAATAAAGGTGTCTCTCTTATTTCATAACCCATCAACTTTGCTTCACTTTCAAAGCCGTTTTTATTTGCAAGAAATGAAAAGTCATTCGCCTGATTATAAATTCTGTCTTTTGTAGTTGCAGATTGTTTAACCTGCATCGAAATTCTTTCTACAACAAATTTATAATTTATTCTGTCTGTCACTTTGATAATATGATAACCATAAGAAGTCTTTACGGGTTTCTGAATTTCGCCAACTTTTCCATTAAATACCGCATCTTCAAATTCTTTAACCATCATACCTTTTGTAAAAAATCCTAAATCTCCGCCGTTCTTACCACTTCCAGGATCAGCAGATAATTCTTTTGCAAGCTTTGCAAAATCTTCACCTGCAATTAATCTCTGATAAACTTTATTTGCTTCCTCAAGATTTTTCTCATCACTTCCATATTGATTAATCAGAATGTGTGATGCTCTTGCAAATGTTTCCGGACTTGTAACTTTGCCGTAAAATTTATAAAGAGTAAAACCCTGTGGTGCTGCTACAGGTCCGATTACATCACCTGGATTTGCAGAACTGATAAGCTTAAGAGCTTCCGGAGTAAAGTATTGAACTGATAGAGTATCACGGGAATATGGAATTTCAGAATAGATATCAACCATTTCTTTAAAGTCTGCACCTTCTTCTTTAATCTTTCTTAAAATATTCTGAAGATTTTTCACAACAAGATTGGTATCATCTGCAGAAGGAACATTCGGGAATAACACGAACTGAAGTTTTCTCTGCGGAGGTTGTTTATAGAGATTTATGTTTTTATCGTAATATGCTTTTAAGTCAGCATCAGTAACCTGAATTTCGGATTCCGGAACACTGTTCACATCAAACAAAACATAATCGGCTTCCATCGAGATGTTCTGATCGATAAACTTCTGTTTAACCTCATCTTCTGTAACAACAATACCAGCTAAAAGATAACTTTGAAGTTTCTGAGTTAATCTCTGCTGTCTTACGAATTCTTCTGCCTGAACCAGAGCTTCTTTGTTTCTTGGGTCAAATAATGCCTGTTCATAAAGCTGACGATTAAAGTTACCAAGTGAATCAACAAAATTTTGCTTCAGGAAATCAGGTGGATTTTCTCCCAGAATAATTTCTTTTATCTCTTCATCTGATACTGTAATTCCAAATTTCTGAACTGCCTGTTCAATCAAAACCTGATTTACGATTGATTCCCAAACCTGCTCGCGGATTTGATCCATCTGACTTTCATCAATATCCTGACCTGTCTGCTGTTTTAAATTTTCGAGTTGACGATCAAGTGCAGTCTGGAATTCCTGATAAGTAATTTCTTTTCCGTTAACTTTCCCGATATAATTTGTCTTTCCGCCAAGAGCTTCAAGAACATTTGAATCAGAAATAACCATAAATAAAACAAAAAGAGCACCTACTGTAATTATGAATGCAGGAGCTAAACTACGCATTCTCTCCATCATTGGCATAGTGAGATAATCTCCGAAATTTGTTAAAGTCTTTAATTTTAAGTGGCTAAAAATAGACTATAAGCTCTAAAAAAACAATTAAATGACACTCTGGAAAATTCTAAACCATTAAATTCCTTACGACCACAAAATATTTGATTTTCAGCTAATTCAAGACTAATTTTTAATAAACAATTTTGAGGTTAAGTGCGTGAATACAACAAATATTGACTTTCTTAAGAACATACCTATTTTTTCAGATTTGGACGACGATACCCTCCAAAAAATTTATAAATCGGGATTATTGCAGAACTTCAGAAAAAACTCCGTTATTCTTTCGGAAGAAGATGCCGGCAGTGCCATGTTCTTTATTGTTGAAGGCAAAGTTAAAGTTTCCCGTTCAAGCGGAGATGGTAAAGAAGTTATTCTTGCAATCCTTAACGAATCAGATTTTTTTGGAGAGATGGCAATTCTGGACGGTATGACACGTTCAGCTACAGTTACAGCAGTTGAAGATTCAAAACTGTTTATTATTCAGAGAGCTGAATTTCTTGAACTACTTAAAAATTATCCCGAAGTTTCAATCGCTTTACTTCAGGAACTTTCAAGAAGACTTCGTGCTGCAACCATGAAAATCAAAGCACTTTCATTAAAAGATGCTGAAGGAAAAGTAGCAACGGTTCTTCTTCAGATTGCTGATGAAGTAGGAAAAATCCGTCAGGGAATTGTTGAAATCGAAGACCTTCCCTATCAGCAGGAACTTGCTAATATGGCAGGAACTTCACGCGAAACCATTTCAAGAACACTTCACTCTTTTGCTAAAAAAGGAATGATTGAATTAGAAGGATCAAAAGTAAAAATTCTCGACTACGAAAAGTTTAAAGAACTCTATGGTCAATAGAATCTGATGAGAAAAG
This genomic window contains:
- a CDS encoding methyltransferase domain-containing protein — encoded protein: MNDVNKSDFWEELYRNNTVAWDLRTPTPAFIDLLNSEYFLNKKKMLVVGCGYGYDAIEAAKKGFNVTALDFSDTAIEFAKTLAGKEKVSVNFLVEDFFNLNTSFLNSFEIIFDYVTYCAIDPARRKEYADKISQLLKPEGLFAIILFPVENRVGGPPFAVDVNEATNFFSEKLELIISTDKINSIKPRKGREFLQIYRKPNGAQS
- a CDS encoding YCF48-related protein encodes the protein MRIIVFTLSWYLFFTNFLSSQTNPISWNWQNPKPQGNHLYDVHVFEPQRVISGGSAGTIIYSTNAGNDWEIKHSVGGYQTTPYTKTIWSLSFLPEGMGWATRSDGRILKSTDFGETWIQQYSTGGPALTGCYFVNENEGWVCGGGGAIYHTTNSGNIWLYQNSNVNYWLERIYFVSSTYGWAVGDNGTVVTTSDGGNVWTVQNVPSFYGTLYDVQFLNESNGWLVGSYGKIFKTNDGGLNWIESSSPTTSPIFCLKFLTESIGWIGSIGGEVYLTTDGGLSWINRFIPTNANIFKIDFSDENNGWAVGVGGFIASTTNGGNNWTELYSNLSFARNEWVSFISSEIGWIVTSDGSIYKTTNGGENWYSYLIEPGLWLSDGCFIDSQNGWVSGRNGKIYKTTDGGESWFQQITNVNTWIHAVEFSDQNFGWAAGENGIILHTTNGGTTWEIQDTPISEILFGMYVLNSEVVWCVGQNGIILNTTDGGENWIIQNSNTSNNLRNVFFVSSQIGWAIGQGGTIRKTTNAGANWFAQYTPQAQWYESVFFTSEINGWIVGGGGTMLHTSDGGNSWNYQPLIFEEPLLSCYFVSDTLGWVVGLYGTILNTGNRSINDIDDNEQNDFLKSFILFQNYPNPFNSRTTIEYNLETSGQVIIEIFNLLGEKVVELLNKYQTKGLHSIAFDSYNLVSGIYLYQIRVDGFKQSKKMVLLR
- a CDS encoding OmpW family outer membrane protein produces the protein MKKIFFILGLILVIPLTNLNAQRIGKLAPEKEPEIYPDNAWGIDIMFGESGFGLGTFLRRQIGGNLTAFADLSFAEAKDEREIEYIDYFGQTFVIGKKNRVFQLPLILGLQYRLFKGDIEDNLRPYVSAGVGPTLVITTPYEEEFFSAFGNAQSKFALGGYVGIGANFGIDKSSLVGINVRYFRVQFFDDGVESLFGRFKDNLSGFFIALNLGLMY
- a CDS encoding peptidylprolyl isomerase, giving the protein MRSLAPAFIITVGALFVLFMVISDSNVLEALGGKTNYIGKVNGKEITYQEFQTALDRQLENLKQQTGQDIDESQMDQIREQVWESIVNQVLIEQAVQKFGITVSDEEIKEIILGENPPDFLKQNFVDSLGNFNRQLYEQALFDPRNKEALVQAEEFVRQQRLTQKLQSYLLAGIVVTEDEVKQKFIDQNISMEADYVLFDVNSVPESEIQVTDADLKAYYDKNINLYKQPPQRKLQFVLFPNVPSADDTNLVVKNLQNILRKIKEEGADFKEMVDIYSEIPYSRDTLSVQYFTPEALKLISSANPGDVIGPVAAPQGFTLYKFYGKVTSPETFARASHILINQYGSDEKNLEEANKVYQRLIAGEDFAKLAKELSADPGSGKNGGDLGFFTKGMMVKEFEDAVFNGKVGEIQKPVKTSYGYHIIKVTDRINYKFVVERISMQVKQSATTKDRIYNQANDFSFLANKNGFESEAKLMGYEIRETPLFSEQSVSVPAIGPNKQLVKYSFENSVNTVSPPFKTPSGYVVVRIAEALGERFTPFDEVKVSMKPAVIREKKFEKLEKTAKEVYSKAGGDIYKVPQIRPDLTIQQTGPFTAQGTIPNLGRDYAFINKAQSLEVGKTTEPFKGMRGYYIMKLTKKTPFDKDSYSAQAATIKMQLLNEKKARFINEWLEQMKKDAKIVDNRYIFFGY
- a CDS encoding DUF6602 domain-containing protein, which translates into the protein MDAKKFQESVTEELNVVRNRVRNLIGNHHWGEEGRYKEAILKNILRKFLPKNISVGTGFIISSNDQHRISKQIDIIIYENDYPVLFSEGDFIITTTENVKGIIEVKSNIGSGNNTFQNVIQQFDETIQPINNNFANRKLFLGIFAFEFSGNIESQIIDENLNQSAKNVNHISLGKDYFIRKWRSQDATRLQPPVTNCNSDFYNIYEITDLSFSYFISNLIDIVCGGLNDRYWFSFPIQGTKEIHRVRTICLEDA
- a CDS encoding transposase: MDLKLAHAKYVKAIAYAKVKTDKVDSHILAQLLRLNFIPEAYKISDDIRTLRDTLRARLRLSVKRTSCINFMHRMLEKFNITDPSSLNDF
- a CDS encoding transposase is translated as MEKSLYSSLIPNEDIQRLLWIPGIGKMNAFTILLEVGDINRFQSEKNFFSYCRLTPSARNSGGRVKQKSSSKDGNKYLKIVFSDAAVHALQYYPVIRRYHNSKLRKKKKQVAKAIISKEIARIVYYVLKYKTDFNNKFKGVDLEQKKSVQWPRITSPDV
- a CDS encoding phage integrase N-terminal SAM-like domain-containing protein; translated protein: MNGGKLNSASHLLTSEKQVTNPKLLDQVRIHLRVNHYSRKTEEAYISWIKRFILFNNKRHPNEMGKDIRAIQELLGHKSVRTTMVYTHVMNKFKGVRSPLDNILNSVQTMWNFKKKMFENIEFYKNRKEYNMQNRHAYYTEFWRVK